The bacterium genome has a window encoding:
- the coaBC gene encoding bifunctional phosphopantothenoylcysteine decarboxylase/phosphopantothenate--cysteine ligase CoaBC, whose amino-acid sequence MRTPRSGRPALHGRHLVLGISGGIAAYKAAYLARRLHEAGAQIRTVMTGGALRFLGEQTMAAITGHAVVTTLFGSDQAGPSPHTELARWADALVVAPATANVLAKVANGLADDALTATVAAFDGPVVLAPAMHTEMWQQPATARNIRLLEEDGRCLVGPVAGELAAGDSGMGRMAEPEDILASVAGVFDDSLRGLTVLVTAGGTREAIDPVRYVGNRSSGKMGHELALEAARRGAGVVLVTTTTPPDMPCSVEVVPVESAEDMAHQVWTRASTLDVAVLAAAVADFRPAGVAGTKLARSDGPPQIVLEPTPNVLAGLVERVEPGTTVVGFAAETGGVDRAVRKATTYGVDFVVANDVTSPGSGFGTDTNQVTIISAAGQSTPLEMMTKRRVAGAIWSHVTALRADEA is encoded by the coding sequence TTGAGAACTCCGAGGAGCGGTAGACCGGCTCTTCACGGCCGGCATCTGGTACTAGGCATCTCCGGGGGTATCGCCGCGTACAAGGCGGCCTACCTGGCCCGGCGGCTTCACGAGGCGGGTGCCCAGATCCGCACGGTGATGACCGGTGGCGCCCTGCGCTTCCTGGGGGAGCAGACCATGGCGGCCATTACCGGCCACGCGGTGGTGACCACGCTCTTCGGATCCGACCAGGCCGGACCCAGCCCGCACACGGAGTTGGCCCGGTGGGCCGATGCCCTGGTGGTGGCGCCCGCCACCGCCAACGTGCTCGCCAAGGTCGCCAACGGGCTGGCTGACGACGCCCTGACCGCCACGGTGGCGGCGTTCGACGGGCCGGTGGTGCTGGCGCCTGCCATGCACACCGAGATGTGGCAGCAACCCGCTACTGCCCGCAACATCCGGCTCCTCGAGGAGGATGGCCGGTGCCTGGTGGGTCCGGTCGCCGGTGAGCTGGCGGCGGGCGACTCCGGTATGGGGCGCATGGCGGAGCCGGAAGACATACTGGCATCGGTAGCCGGGGTATTCGATGACTCCCTGCGCGGGTTGACGGTGCTGGTGACCGCCGGAGGAACCCGGGAGGCCATCGACCCGGTGCGCTACGTGGGCAACCGGTCCTCGGGGAAGATGGGCCACGAACTGGCGCTGGAGGCGGCCCGTCGTGGGGCCGGCGTGGTGCTGGTCACCACCACCACGCCGCCGGACATGCCGTGCTCGGTCGAAGTGGTGCCTGTCGAGTCTGCGGAGGACATGGCGCATCAGGTCTGGACGCGGGCCTCGACGCTCGACGTAGCGGTGCTGGCGGCCGCGGTGGCCGACTTCCGGCCCGCCGGCGTGGCCGGCACCAAGCTGGCCCGCTCCGACGGTCCTCCCCAGATCGTCCTCGAGCCGACCCCGAACGTCCTGGCCGGGCTGGTGGAGCGGGTGGAACCGGGAACGACCGTCGTCGGCTTCGCGGCGGAGACCGGCGGTGTCGACCGGGCGGTTCGCAAGGCCACCACCTACGGGGTGGACTTCGTGGTGGCCAACGACGTGACCAGCCCCGGGAGCGGGTTCGGTACCGACACCAACCAGGTGACCATCATCTCGGCGGCGGGACAGAGCACACCCCTCGAGATGATGACCAAGCGCCGGGTTGCCGGCGCCATATGGTCACACGTGACCGCACTGCGAGCAGATGAAGCCTGA
- the metK gene encoding methionine adenosyltransferase produces the protein MMLRHFTSESVTAGHPDKMADRISDSVLDAILERDPVARVACETMVTPRKVVVAGETTNSASLMRKDLLRVVRAAIADIGYTYDDVDFHADKVAVEVLLGSQSADIAGGVSRALEARQGSEHELDQLGAGDQGMMFGYANRDTEELMPAPIQLAHRLAERLTEVREEGLLDYLRPDGKTQVTVAYEGSRPVRVERVLISSHHTADVEDGQMCEDLREHVLMGVGSSLIGNKTELLVNPSGRFVKGGPEADAGLTGRKIIVDTYGGYARHGGGAFSGKDPTKVDRSAAYFARYVAKNVVAAGLADECEIQVAYAIGQANPFSVYVDAFGSACIDPVELENLVKSYFDFRPAAFLRKLDLRRPIYARTSALGHFGRPDFPWESTADADELKKAASRP, from the coding sequence ATGATGCTCCGTCACTTCACGAGCGAGTCGGTCACCGCCGGCCATCCCGACAAGATGGCCGACCGGATCTCGGATTCCGTCCTCGATGCCATCCTGGAGAGGGACCCTGTGGCTCGGGTGGCCTGCGAGACCATGGTCACTCCCAGGAAGGTGGTCGTGGCCGGGGAGACCACCAACAGCGCTTCCTTGATGAGAAAAGACCTCCTCCGCGTGGTCCGGGCGGCGATCGCCGACATCGGATACACGTACGACGACGTCGACTTCCACGCCGACAAGGTTGCCGTCGAGGTGCTTCTCGGGAGCCAGAGCGCCGATATCGCCGGCGGTGTCAGCCGGGCGCTGGAGGCCCGGCAGGGCTCCGAGCACGAGTTGGATCAGCTCGGGGCGGGTGACCAGGGGATGATGTTCGGATACGCCAACCGGGACACCGAAGAGTTGATGCCGGCGCCCATCCAGCTGGCCCATCGCCTTGCCGAGCGCCTCACCGAGGTGAGGGAGGAGGGCCTACTCGACTACCTGCGCCCGGACGGCAAGACCCAGGTCACCGTGGCCTACGAAGGCTCGAGGCCGGTGCGGGTGGAGCGGGTGCTGATCTCCTCCCATCACACCGCCGATGTCGAGGACGGCCAGATGTGCGAGGATCTCAGGGAGCACGTGCTGATGGGGGTCGGGTCGAGTCTGATAGGCAACAAAACCGAGCTCCTGGTCAACCCGTCGGGCCGCTTCGTGAAAGGAGGACCCGAGGCGGACGCCGGCCTGACCGGCCGCAAGATCATCGTCGACACCTACGGCGGTTACGCGCGGCACGGGGGCGGCGCCTTCTCGGGGAAGGATCCGACCAAGGTAGACCGCTCGGCGGCCTACTTCGCCCGCTACGTGGCCAAGAACGTGGTGGCGGCCGGGTTGGCAGACGAGTGCGAGATCCAGGTGGCATACGCCATCGGCCAGGCCAACCCGTTCTCGGTCTACGTTGACGCGTTCGGCTCCGCCTGTATCGATCCGGTCGAGCTGGAGAACCTGGTCAAGTCCTACTTCGACTTCCGGCCGGCGGCCTTCCTGCGCAAGCTCGATCTGCGCCGACCCATCTACGCCCGGACTTCTGCGCTGGGCCACTTCGGACGACCCGACTTCCCGTGGGAATCGACCGCCGACGCTGACGAGTTGAAGAAAGCGGCGAGCCGACCCTGA
- the mihF gene encoding integration host factor, actinobacterial type codes for MAPPQLNAEQRARALEKAAMARRKRAEIKSLLKNGSLSLGDLLEQAADDPMVSGIKVSAVLTSMPRTGKVKAGQIMEELGIAENRRVRGLGARQRSALLAKFS; via the coding sequence ATGGCACCTCCGCAGTTGAACGCCGAGCAACGGGCACGGGCATTGGAGAAGGCAGCGATGGCGCGCCGCAAGCGGGCCGAGATAAAGAGCTTGCTCAAGAACGGGTCGTTGTCGCTGGGTGATCTGCTCGAACAGGCTGCCGACGACCCCATGGTGAGCGGCATCAAAGTGAGTGCAGTCCTCACCTCTATGCCCAGAACCGGCAAGGTGAAGGCCGGTCAGATCATGGAGGAGCTCGGTATCGCCGAGAACCGGCGCGTCCGTGGTCTCGGAGCGCGGCAACGCAGCGCCCTCCTAGCCAAGTTCAGCTGA
- the gmk gene encoding guanylate kinase — protein sequence MISGPSGVGKNTVIRALAPHYSFHFAVSATTRSRRPDETDGVEYYFIDNEAFSELIEAGRLLEWAEFAGNRYGTLHDEVFTYLGTGQDVLLDVELNGAFQVMAAYPDALSIFLMPPSLDELESRMRGRRGMTEAQIATRLKLAEVQIERGWHRFAHVVVNADLDTTVAAIVGILGSPPPDKA from the coding sequence ATCATCTCGGGGCCGTCAGGTGTCGGAAAGAACACCGTCATCCGGGCTCTGGCCCCTCATTACAGCTTTCACTTCGCCGTCTCGGCCACTACCCGCTCCAGGCGGCCGGACGAGACCGACGGGGTCGAGTACTACTTCATCGATAACGAGGCCTTCTCGGAGCTGATCGAAGCAGGCCGGTTGCTGGAGTGGGCGGAGTTCGCCGGCAATCGCTACGGAACCCTCCATGATGAGGTCTTCACCTACCTCGGTACAGGGCAGGACGTCCTGCTCGATGTCGAACTGAACGGCGCCTTCCAGGTGATGGCGGCCTATCCGGATGCTCTGTCCATATTTCTCATGCCTCCGAGCCTCGACGAGCTGGAGTCTCGGATGCGGGGTCGCCGGGGGATGACGGAGGCGCAGATCGCCACCCGCCTCAAACTGGCCGAGGTCCAGATCGAGCGAGGTTGGCATCGCTTCGCCCACGTCGTGGTCAACGCCGATCTCGACACTACGGTGGCAGCGATAGTCGGTATACTCGGGAGCCCACCGCCCGACAAGGCCTAG
- the pyrF gene encoding orotidine-5'-phosphate decarboxylase, translating into MTGSMADGSHPGESGPYNPILVALDVPTGEDAVRLARELSHHVGGFKVGLELLTGPGPGIVGVIGRLGKPVFADAKLHDIPNTVRAAARHLGEAGARWVTAHAAGGKAMLEAAVEGLREGAGSRAAGILAITVLTSLDQDALAATGVAATPGKLAAVRARLAGEAGCEGVITSVRELGVIRDVTPQLLRVAPGIRPVGVDAHDQARAATPAEGIERGAHYLVIGRAITGVQDPGRAALDILSDLSLA; encoded by the coding sequence ATGACCGGCAGCATGGCCGATGGATCGCACCCCGGCGAGAGCGGACCGTACAACCCCATACTGGTGGCTCTCGACGTTCCGACCGGCGAGGATGCCGTCCGCCTCGCCCGGGAACTCTCGCACCACGTGGGCGGGTTCAAGGTCGGGCTCGAGCTCCTGACCGGTCCCGGTCCCGGCATCGTGGGGGTGATCGGACGGCTCGGAAAGCCGGTGTTCGCCGACGCGAAGCTGCATGACATTCCCAACACCGTCAGGGCGGCGGCGCGCCATCTGGGGGAGGCGGGCGCGCGATGGGTCACCGCTCACGCCGCCGGAGGCAAGGCAATGCTGGAAGCGGCGGTCGAGGGCCTGCGAGAGGGAGCAGGGTCCCGCGCCGCCGGGATCCTCGCCATCACCGTTCTCACCAGCCTCGATCAGGATGCGTTGGCGGCGACCGGGGTGGCTGCGACACCGGGGAAGCTGGCCGCGGTCCGAGCGCGGCTGGCCGGTGAGGCCGGCTGCGAAGGCGTGATCACCTCGGTCCGCGAGTTGGGCGTGATAAGGGATGTGACCCCCCAACTGCTGCGGGTCGCGCCCGGTATCCGACCGGTCGGCGTCGACGCTCACGACCAGGCCAGGGCAGCCACGCCTGCCGAAGGGATCGAGCGTGGCGCTCACTACCTGGTGATAGGCCGGGCCATTACCGGAGTGCAGGACCCTGGCCGGGCTGCTCTCGACATTCTGTCCGACCTCAGCCTGGCTTGA